The genomic window CGGCGCCGCAGCCAACTGCCACGCGTTCCGCCCGCTGGACTTCGGCCTGCCGGCACTGCAGCCGATCCCGGTGACGAACCGGGGCTGCCAGCGCTAGACGTACCGATTACCTCCCCCTGGACCCATCCCTCCGACTGATGGGTCACTTCACCCGCGCCATCCCCCGGCGCGGGTTTTTTCTTTCCGGATTCCCTTTCCCTATTTCGCCCCCGCCAGCTCGGCGGCATTGAGCAGCCGCACCTCGCGCTGCGGGAACGGGAACTCGATGCCCTCGGCGCGGAACGCCTTCCAGATCGCCAGGCTGATGTCAGAGCGGATGCCGCCGGTGCCCTCGCCCGGATCGGGAATCCAGAAGCCCAGTTCCAGTTCGATGCCGTTGTCGCCGAAGGCGACGACGATCGCGCCCGGCGCCGGGTCGGCGAGCACGCGCGGCTGCGCGGCGGCGGCATCGACCATCAGCTGCATCGCCCGCTCGAGGTCGCTGTCGTAGGCGACCGAGGCGCGCACCGCGAGGCGGACCTGGCTGTCGGTGTAGGTCTGGTTGCGGATGATGTTGGTCACCAGGTATTCGTTGGGGACGATCACCTCGGTCCCGGTCAGCGTGCGCACCACCGTGTAGCGCGTGGTGATCTGCGTCACCTCGCCGGTGGTCGCGGCGTCGAGCGCGATCACGTTGCCTATGCGGATCGAGCGGTCGAGCAGGATCATGAAGCCGGCGACATAGTTCGAGGCGATCGTCTTCAGCCCGAAGCCGAGGCCGACCGCGAAGGCGCCGCCGAACACCGAGAGCGCGGTGATGTCGATGCCGACCAGCGCCAGGCTGGCGAGCAGCGCGACCACCGCCAGCACCGACTTGCCGGCGCGGGCGAGCACCACGCGCACGCTCGAATCGATACTCTCCG from Azospira restricta includes these protein-coding regions:
- a CDS encoding mechanosensitive ion channel family protein, whose product is MMEAGFLHLPQQFLRELRDPSIVWEALALAVCIGIALLLQWRFRRRPHAGGEARTAGELGLRRIVFPLSALLLVLVTRAVMRPYAPVGLLDLAVPLFLSLALVRATVFSLRYAFPSARWLAASERVIAGSVWLCLALYLTGLAGPVIAGLESVQFSLGKQKLDLWLVLNGAFTALSTLFVALWIAGWLEHRLLRSESIDSSVRVVLARAGKSVLAVVALLASLALVGIDITALSVFGGAFAVGLGFGLKTIASNYVAGFMILLDRSIRIGNVIALDAATTGEVTQITTRYTVVRTLTGTEVIVPNEYLVTNIIRNQTYTDSQVRLAVRASVAYDSDLERAMQLMVDAAAAQPRVLADPAPGAIVVAFGDNGIELELGFWIPDPGEGTGGIRSDISLAIWKAFRAEGIEFPFPQREVRLLNAAELAGAK